A stretch of the Fusobacterium varium genome encodes the following:
- a CDS encoding putative hydrolase, protein MKTIDLAKKNHDYVIQMRREFHMNPEVSMQEYNTCRRIKEELEKMGVEYKGIAGTGVIATIKGTKPGKTVALRGDIDALAVVEETTHDYVSKVHGMMHACGHDTHGAMLLGAVKVLNEMKDEIEGTVKFFFQPGEEVGKGAAAMVAEGALEGVDGVMGIHISSDMPVGTINADPGPRMASADCFKVTITGKGGHGARPEQCIDAVVVGAATVMNLQSIVSRELSPFDPVVVTTGSIKSGTRFNVIAPTAVLEGTVRYYKPEYKQVIADAIERIAKSTAEAYRATAEMEYSSLVKPTINDDACAELAQESAAKIVGKENVVHTPAGTGGEDFSEFSSIVPGVMTRLGAGNVEKGITYPHHHGKFDVDEDSFVYGVAFYAQYAIDYLKKNPKPL, encoded by the coding sequence ATGAAAACTATAGATTTAGCTAAAAAGAACCACGATTATGTCATACAAATGAGAAGAGAATTCCACATGAATCCAGAAGTGAGCATGCAGGAATATAATACTTGCAGAAGAATAAAAGAGGAACTTGAAAAAATGGGTGTTGAATATAAAGGGATAGCTGGTACTGGAGTAATAGCTACTATCAAAGGAACTAAACCTGGGAAAACTGTAGCACTTAGAGGAGATATAGATGCTCTGGCTGTTGTAGAGGAAACTACTCATGACTACGTTTCTAAAGTTCATGGAATGATGCATGCCTGTGGACATGACACTCATGGAGCTATGCTTCTTGGAGCTGTAAAAGTTTTAAATGAAATGAAAGATGAAATAGAAGGTACTGTTAAATTCTTCTTCCAGCCAGGAGAAGAGGTAGGAAAAGGAGCTGCTGCTATGGTAGCAGAGGGAGCTCTTGAAGGTGTAGATGGTGTTATGGGAATACACATATCTTCTGATATGCCTGTTGGAACTATAAATGCTGATCCAGGACCTAGAATGGCTTCTGCTGATTGCTTTAAAGTAACTATTACTGGAAAAGGCGGACACGGAGCAAGACCAGAGCAATGTATAGATGCTGTTGTAGTAGGTGCTGCTACTGTTATGAATCTTCAATCAATAGTAAGCAGAGAACTTTCTCCATTTGACCCTGTTGTAGTGACTACTGGATCAATAAAATCTGGAACTAGATTTAATGTAATAGCTCCTACTGCTGTATTGGAAGGAACTGTTAGATATTATAAACCTGAATACAAACAAGTCATAGCTGATGCTATTGAGAGAATAGCTAAGTCTACAGCTGAAGCTTACAGAGCTACTGCTGAAATGGAATATTCTAGTCTTGTAAAACCTACTATCAATGATGATGCTTGTGCTGAACTTGCTCAAGAATCAGCTGCTAAAATAGTTGGAAAAGAAAATGTAGTACATACTCCTGCTGGTACAGGTGGAGAAGATTTCTCTGAATTTTCTTCAATAGTTCCAGGAGTTATGACTAGACTTGGAGCTGGAAATGTGGAAAAAGGAATAACTTATCCTCACCATCATGGAAAATTTGATGTGGATGAAGATTCTTTTGTTTATGGAGTTGCATTTTATGCACAATATGCTATCGATTATTTAAAGAAAAATCCTAAGCCCCTCTAA
- the panF gene encoding sodium:pantothenate symporter translates to MIIIPIIVYILIILFIAWRMGKYKNENGKFIEEYFIGSRSMGGLVLAMTLISSYVGASSFIGGPGIAYKLGLSWVFLACIQVPTAFLTLGVLGKKLAIISRKINGVTITDFLRARYESNLVIILSSLMMLIFFIGTIVAQFVGGARLFESVTGYSYTLGLIIFSAVVIIYTTFGGFRAVTITDAIQGIVMLLATGLLFVIILNKGGGMENIMKKVLETNPSLLTPDGGGAVSKPFILSFWMLVGIGVLGLPVTEVRCMGFKDSKAMHRAMIIGTSFVGLLMLGMHLVGVMGIAVEPGIEVGDKIIPILAIKNMYPILAGIFIVGPLAAIMSSVDSLLIMSSAAIVKDLYINYIEKNPSEARIKKLSLATSLTLGIIVFVLALNPPQLLVWINLFALAGQEAAFFCPILFGLYWKQANATGAAVSMIFSVVSYLYMVVMDIKFIGMHQIVPVIIFSVILFVGGSFLGKPNSQKVDNLFFGK, encoded by the coding sequence ATGATAATAATTCCTATTATAGTATATATCTTAATTATTCTTTTTATTGCATGGAGAATGGGAAAATACAAAAATGAAAATGGAAAATTTATTGAAGAATATTTTATTGGAAGCAGGAGCATGGGAGGACTTGTCCTTGCCATGACTCTGATTAGTTCTTATGTTGGAGCCAGCTCTTTTATAGGCGGTCCCGGAATAGCATATAAATTAGGGCTCAGCTGGGTATTTCTTGCTTGTATTCAAGTTCCTACTGCTTTTCTCACTCTTGGAGTATTGGGAAAAAAGCTTGCCATTATATCAAGAAAAATAAATGGTGTCACTATAACAGATTTTTTAAGAGCAAGATATGAGAGCAACCTTGTTATTATTCTTTCATCTCTTATGATGCTCATATTTTTCATTGGAACTATTGTAGCTCAATTTGTAGGAGGAGCCAGATTATTTGAAAGTGTTACAGGATATTCCTATACTCTAGGATTGATTATATTCTCTGCTGTGGTTATTATCTATACAACTTTCGGAGGATTCAGAGCTGTAACTATAACAGATGCCATACAGGGAATAGTCATGCTTCTTGCCACTGGGCTTTTATTTGTGATAATCCTGAATAAAGGCGGCGGCATGGAAAACATCATGAAGAAAGTTCTTGAAACTAATCCTTCTCTCCTGACTCCTGATGGCGGAGGTGCTGTATCAAAACCTTTTATATTATCTTTCTGGATGCTGGTAGGAATAGGAGTATTAGGACTTCCTGTCACTGAAGTTCGATGTATGGGATTTAAAGACAGTAAAGCTATGCATAGAGCTATGATAATCGGAACTTCATTTGTAGGTCTGCTTATGCTTGGAATGCATCTGGTTGGAGTGATGGGAATAGCAGTAGAACCTGGAATTGAAGTAGGAGATAAAATAATCCCTATTCTTGCAATAAAAAATATGTATCCAATACTTGCTGGTATATTTATTGTCGGCCCTTTAGCAGCTATAATGTCATCTGTAGATTCTCTTTTGATAATGTCATCAGCTGCTATTGTCAAAGATTTATATATAAACTACATAGAAAAAAATCCCAGTGAAGCAAGAATTAAAAAGCTTTCTCTGGCAACTTCCCTCACACTGGGAATAATTGTTTTTGTTTTAGCTTTAAATCCTCCACAGCTTCTGGTGTGGATAAATCTCTTTGCTCTGGCTGGGCAGGAAGCTGCTTTTTTCTGTCCTATACTCTTTGGATTATACTGGAAACAAGCTAATGCTACTGGAGCAGCTGTTTCTATGATATTCAGTGTAGTATCTTATCTCTACATGGTAGTTATGGATATAAAATTCATTGGTATGCATCAGATTGTCCCTGTAATAATTTTTTCTGTAATACTTTTTGTTGGAGGTTCTTTCCTTGGAAAGCCTAATTCACAAAAGGTTGACAACTTATTTTTTGGTAAGTAA
- a CDS encoding putative transcriptional repressor has translation MKKCMDSKTLHVRIKKIIGQLNAIDKMIDEDIPCEDVLIQVNATKSALHKVGQVILEGHLNHCVREGIEHGDSEKTIEKFTKAIEQFSRM, from the coding sequence ATGAAAAAATGTATGGATTCTAAAACTCTCCACGTGAGAATAAAAAAAATTATTGGACAATTAAATGCCATAGATAAAATGATTGATGAGGATATTCCATGTGAAGATGTCCTTATTCAAGTTAATGCTACTAAAAGTGCTCTGCATAAAGTTGGACAAGTTATACTTGAAGGTCATCTGAATCATTGTGTTCGTGAAGGTATAGAGCATGGGGATTCTGAAAAAACTATTGAAAAATTTACTAAGGCTATTGAACAATTTTCAAGAATGTAG
- a CDS encoding ABC transporter periplasmic component protein, whose protein sequence is MENKNKVIKRIGVAAVAAAVIFFTGMNVIATDKKTETKKTETVKPYKENIVIASKADAKTLDPQRTIDTTSNKTIRLIFNGLLSLDKDLNIQPCLAESWEAVDDTNTVFHLKKGVKFHNGDTMTAEDVKFSIDRARVSNQTAYLYKPITEVTVIDENTVKITTEKPFGPLLTNLAQTQGCIVSKRAVQEVGEENFFQHPVGTGQYKFKEWIPGDRIIVEAFDEAFQGAPKVRQITMRTITEVSNRMIALETGEADIAFDIGIMDKEAVKNNKNMEFLEVASPSSLYLGFDQTTPEYQNKKLRQAIAYAVDTKVLADAVFRGSAIAADSALPKACPAHITPAKQYDQDIEKAKQLMAEAGYKDGLNIELWVNDDGPRTDMCVIMQEQLKAIGINAEIKIFEWGAYVSRTAQPNKQLYLLSWNSTSDGDAALYALFHSTQQGLSGNRSYYKNEKLDEVLDKARYSVNQEERTKMYQEAQEILQEDIPHYTLVYPMLNVAIRKNVKDMIFRNDGYISVENMYVTNEK, encoded by the coding sequence ATGGAAAATAAAAATAAAGTAATAAAAAGAATTGGAGTGGCAGCTGTTGCAGCAGCAGTTATATTTTTTACAGGAATGAATGTCATTGCTACTGATAAAAAAACTGAAACTAAGAAAACTGAAACAGTTAAACCATATAAAGAAAATATTGTAATAGCTTCAAAAGCTGATGCTAAAACACTTGATCCGCAAAGAACTATTGACACAACATCTAACAAAACTATTCGTTTGATATTCAATGGATTGTTGTCACTAGATAAAGATTTGAATATTCAGCCTTGTTTAGCTGAAAGCTGGGAAGCAGTAGATGATACAAACACTGTATTCCATTTGAAAAAAGGGGTAAAATTTCACAATGGGGATACAATGACTGCTGAAGATGTAAAATTTTCTATAGACAGAGCAAGAGTTTCTAATCAAACTGCTTATTTATATAAACCAATAACTGAAGTTACTGTTATTGATGAAAATACTGTAAAAATAACTACTGAAAAACCTTTTGGTCCTTTATTGACAAATTTGGCTCAAACACAAGGGTGTATAGTGAGCAAAAGAGCTGTGCAGGAAGTTGGAGAAGAAAATTTCTTCCAGCACCCAGTAGGAACTGGACAATATAAATTTAAAGAATGGATACCTGGAGACAGAATAATCGTTGAAGCTTTTGATGAAGCTTTCCAAGGTGCTCCAAAAGTTAGACAGATTACTATGAGGACTATAACTGAAGTAAGCAACAGAATGATAGCTTTGGAAACTGGTGAAGCTGATATCGCTTTTGATATTGGAATAATGGATAAGGAAGCTGTTAAAAATAATAAAAATATGGAATTTTTAGAAGTTGCTTCTCCATCTTCATTGTACTTAGGATTTGACCAGACAACTCCTGAATATCAAAATAAAAAATTAAGACAGGCAATAGCTTATGCTGTAGATACTAAAGTCTTGGCTGACGCTGTATTCAGAGGTTCTGCAATAGCTGCTGACTCTGCTTTGCCAAAAGCTTGTCCTGCTCACATCACTCCAGCTAAACAATATGATCAAGATATTGAAAAAGCTAAACAATTAATGGCTGAAGCTGGATACAAAGATGGATTGAATATAGAGTTGTGGGTAAATGACGATGGTCCTAGAACTGATATGTGTGTAATTATGCAGGAACAGTTAAAAGCCATTGGAATCAATGCTGAAATTAAAATATTTGAATGGGGAGCATATGTATCAAGAACTGCTCAGCCTAACAAGCAATTATACTTGCTTTCTTGGAATTCTACTAGTGATGGAGATGCTGCCTTATATGCTTTATTCCACTCTACTCAACAAGGATTGTCAGGAAACAGAAGTTACTATAAAAATGAAAAATTAGATGAAGTTTTAGATAAAGCAAGATACTCAGTTAATCAGGAAGAAAGAACAAAAATGTATCAGGAAGCTCAGGAAATATTACAGGAAGATATTCCTCACTACACTTTAGTATATCCAATGTTGAATGTAGCTATAAGAAAAAATGTAAAAGATATGATATTCAGAAACGATGGATATATCAGTGTTGAAAACATGTATGTTACAAATGAAAAATAA
- a CDS encoding ribosome biogenesis GTPase RsgA, producing MNNYRVISVGKNIYKISNGTEEINSVITGKMILEKLFPVVGDYVAVSEEKQIIDILPRKTKLSRKAAGKDMREQVIVSNVDYIFIVTSLNDDFNIKRLERYLTLVYDSGAAPAFILTKADLENNTSEKISELESIAFGVPIYIVSSYEDKGIEELKDYLKNGSTIALIGSSGVGKSTLINKLIGEDIIKTFNIRESDSKGRHTTTSREIFKVGNGFIIDTPGMRELQIWNGDTDTVFKDIEEFALQCKFADCTHISEPHCAVIKAVETGELSQERLENYFKLKKEIANTQNRLLHGHKFMEKEKVKNMMGSLSARKKLNKK from the coding sequence ATGAATAATTATAGAGTTATATCTGTAGGAAAAAATATATACAAAATTTCAAATGGAACTGAAGAAATCAATTCTGTCATAACTGGAAAAATGATATTGGAAAAATTATTTCCAGTAGTTGGAGATTATGTTGCTGTCAGTGAAGAAAAGCAAATAATTGATATACTTCCCAGAAAAACGAAACTATCCAGAAAAGCTGCTGGAAAAGATATGAGAGAGCAGGTTATAGTCAGCAATGTTGACTATATTTTTATAGTTACTTCTTTAAATGATGATTTCAATATAAAAAGACTGGAAAGATACCTCACTTTGGTATATGATTCTGGTGCTGCTCCAGCTTTTATTTTAACTAAAGCTGACTTGGAAAATAATACTTCTGAAAAAATATCTGAATTGGAATCTATTGCTTTTGGTGTTCCTATTTATATCGTTTCATCTTATGAAGATAAAGGCATTGAGGAACTAAAAGATTATTTAAAAAATGGTTCTACTATTGCTTTAATAGGTTCTTCAGGAGTAGGAAAATCAACTCTCATCAATAAACTTATTGGAGAGGATATTATCAAAACTTTTAATATCAGAGAATCTGATTCTAAAGGAAGACATACTACTACAAGCAGGGAAATATTTAAAGTTGGAAATGGTTTCATAATTGATACTCCTGGTATGAGAGAACTTCAAATATGGAATGGAGATACTGACACTGTATTTAAGGACATTGAAGAGTTTGCTCTGCAGTGCAAATTTGCTGACTGTACTCATATTTCTGAACCTCATTGTGCTGTCATCAAGGCTGTTGAAACAGGAGAACTTTCACAAGAAAGATTAGAGAATTATTTCAAACTGAAAAAAGAAATAGCAAATACTCAAAACAGACTTTTACATGGACATAAATTTATGGAAAAAGAAAAAGTAAAAAATATGATGGGATCTTTGAGTGCAAGAAAAAAACTTAATAAAAAATAG
- a CDS encoding ABC transporter periplasmic component protein codes for MNYKTFKKLGMCMLLVCVGLFSAMKLSASSKDEKKTDPAATSAKVQLKDTLVVAMKSDPKTVDPQKSIDTMSNKSINLMYDSLLELDENLNVVPALAERWERIDEYSVVFYLRKGVKFHNGDELKAEDVKFTLERAVASPQTMYLYNPISEVTVIDDYTVKVTTKAPFGALLQNLAAVQGGIVNKKVVEAAGDDYVKNPVGTGQYKFKEWLPGNKIVFEAFNDSYHGAPKIKEITFKTVPEVSNRMIYLETGEADISFDIGLMDKEAVKNHKNLELLEVESPSILYIGFDQSVPKFQNKKLRQAIAYAIDNNVFVDAIFRGSAVAADSVMAKASPAYNPNVKKYDQNIEKAKELLKEAGYPNGLDLQLWVMDDGPRVDMCVIIQDQLKAIGINIEIKVFEFGAYVSKTALPDKELYFLSWNSSGDGDASLYPLFHSTQHGASGNRSFYSNKEIDALLDKARTSVNQDERTEIYKKVQDILQEELPHYTLVYPKLNLAKSTKVKGMIFKKNGYVDLTKAYVEK; via the coding sequence ATGAATTATAAAACGTTTAAAAAACTCGGAATGTGTATGTTATTGGTTTGTGTTGGATTATTTAGTGCTATGAAACTTTCTGCCTCATCAAAAGATGAGAAAAAAACAGATCCTGCTGCTACTTCTGCTAAAGTCCAACTGAAAGATACTCTTGTTGTAGCAATGAAGTCTGATCCTAAGACTGTTGATCCTCAAAAGAGTATTGATACTATGTCTAATAAATCTATCAATCTTATGTATGACTCTCTTTTAGAATTAGACGAAAACCTTAATGTAGTTCCTGCTCTTGCTGAAAGATGGGAAAGAATTGATGAATATAGTGTTGTTTTTTATTTAAGAAAAGGTGTTAAATTTCATAATGGAGATGAACTGAAAGCTGAAGATGTTAAATTTACATTGGAAAGAGCTGTTGCTTCTCCTCAAACTATGTATCTTTACAACCCTATTTCTGAAGTTACAGTTATAGATGACTATACTGTAAAAGTTACTACAAAGGCTCCTTTTGGTGCTCTTTTACAAAACCTTGCTGCTGTTCAGGGAGGAATTGTAAACAAGAAAGTAGTAGAAGCTGCTGGGGATGATTATGTTAAAAATCCTGTAGGAACTGGACAATACAAATTCAAAGAATGGCTTCCTGGAAACAAGATTGTTTTTGAAGCGTTTAATGATTCATATCACGGTGCTCCTAAAATCAAAGAGATCACTTTCAAAACTGTTCCTGAAGTAAGCAACAGAATGATCTATTTGGAAACTGGGGAAGCTGATATCTCTTTTGACATTGGTCTTATGGATAAAGAAGCTGTTAAAAATCATAAAAATTTAGAGCTGCTCGAAGTTGAATCTCCTTCTATCCTTTACATTGGATTTGACCAAAGTGTACCTAAATTCCAAAATAAAAAATTAAGACAGGCAATCGCCTATGCTATTGATAATAATGTTTTTGTAGATGCAATCTTCAGAGGTTCAGCTGTTGCTGCTGATTCAGTTATGGCTAAAGCTTCTCCTGCATACAATCCTAATGTAAAAAAATATGACCAGAATATCGAAAAAGCTAAAGAACTTTTAAAAGAAGCTGGATATCCTAATGGACTTGACCTTCAATTATGGGTAATGGATGATGGTCCTAGAGTGGATATGTGTGTAATTATTCAAGATCAACTAAAAGCTATTGGTATCAATATCGAAATCAAAGTTTTTGAATTTGGAGCTTATGTATCTAAGACAGCTCTTCCTGACAAAGAACTTTATTTCCTTTCATGGAATTCATCTGGAGATGGAGATGCTTCTCTTTATCCTTTGTTCCATTCCACTCAGCATGGAGCATCTGGTAACAGAAGTTTCTATTCTAACAAAGAGATTGATGCTCTTTTAGATAAAGCAAGAACTTCAGTAAATCAAGATGAAAGAACTGAAATTTATAAAAAAGTACAGGATATTCTTCAAGAAGAACTTCCTCATTACACTTTAGTTTATCCTAAATTAAACCTTGCAAAAAGTACTAAAGTAAAAGGTATGATCTTCAAGAAAAATGGATATGTTGATTTAACAAAAGCATATGTTGAAAAATAA
- a CDS encoding iron hydrogenase, giving the protein MSKHLSMDIRVPIELDNPSIMRFEEKCIKCGMCKEICKDYIGVHGTYSLRDTNDKAVCINCGQCANVCPVNSITEKYEYQQIAEEVKNKDKIVIFSTSPSVRVALGEEFGMEKGSLVEGKMVSLLRALGGNYILDTNFAADLTIVEEASELIQRITTGSKPLPQFTSCCPAWIKYAEIYHPEILPNLSTAKSPIGMQGPTIKTYFAKKMNIDSEKIVNVAVTPCTAKKFEIRRDEMKDAGKKLGIEDMRDMDYVITTRELALWAKEAGIDFQALEESSFDKVMGESTGAGIIFGNTGGVMEAALRTAYEYVTHEKAPADLFELKEVRGMEGIKEAGIKVGDLIVNVAVIYGTENADKVIEKVKNGEKSYHFIEVMTCPGGCIGGGGQPKDLDAERDEINQKRIDNLYKKDTLTPIRSSHENSEIIALYKEFYDHPLSELAEKMLHTQYYDRSKELGKGEDNMKKFRCTVCGYIHEGETAPEKCPVCKQGADKFVLVEEEKASGSKYAGTKTEKNLMEAFSGESQARNKYKYFSQVAQREGFEQIAAIFMETSEQESQHAKMWYEEFHGLGNTAENLKTAAEGENGEWTDMYARMAKEAREEGFEELAVKFENVARVEKEHEERYLKLLANVEKNLVFKNEGETKWMCRQCGHVHYGAEAPESCPTCGFAKAYFERKAENY; this is encoded by the coding sequence ATGAGCAAACATTTGTCAATGGATATTAGAGTTCCTATTGAACTTGATAATCCATCAATTATGCGTTTTGAAGAAAAATGTATTAAATGTGGTATGTGTAAGGAAATATGTAAGGATTATATAGGAGTACATGGAACTTATAGTTTGAGAGATACAAATGATAAAGCTGTTTGTATTAACTGTGGTCAATGTGCTAATGTATGTCCTGTAAATAGCATTACTGAAAAATATGAATATCAGCAAATTGCTGAAGAAGTAAAAAACAAAGATAAGATAGTTATTTTTTCAACTTCTCCTTCAGTAAGAGTAGCCTTGGGTGAAGAATTTGGAATGGAGAAAGGAAGCTTAGTAGAAGGAAAGATGGTATCTCTTTTGAGAGCATTGGGAGGAAACTATATTCTTGATACTAACTTTGCAGCTGATCTTACTATAGTGGAGGAAGCAAGCGAACTTATTCAAAGAATAACTACTGGAAGCAAACCTTTGCCACAGTTTACAAGCTGTTGTCCAGCATGGATAAAATATGCAGAGATCTATCATCCAGAAATACTGCCTAATCTGTCTACTGCAAAGAGCCCTATTGGAATGCAGGGTCCAACTATAAAAACTTATTTTGCTAAAAAGATGAATATTGATTCTGAAAAAATAGTAAATGTAGCTGTGACACCATGTACAGCGAAAAAGTTTGAAATTCGCAGAGATGAAATGAAAGATGCAGGTAAAAAACTTGGAATAGAAGATATGCGTGATATGGATTATGTAATCACTACAAGAGAGCTGGCTCTTTGGGCTAAAGAAGCAGGAATAGACTTTCAAGCTTTAGAGGAATCATCATTTGATAAAGTTATGGGAGAATCTACAGGAGCAGGAATAATATTTGGAAATACAGGTGGAGTAATGGAAGCAGCACTTCGTACAGCTTATGAGTATGTTACTCATGAAAAAGCACCTGCTGACTTATTCGAATTAAAAGAAGTTCGTGGAATGGAAGGAATAAAAGAAGCTGGAATAAAGGTTGGAGACTTAATTGTAAATGTAGCAGTAATATATGGTACAGAGAATGCGGATAAGGTTATAGAGAAAGTTAAAAATGGTGAGAAATCGTATCATTTTATAGAAGTGATGACTTGTCCAGGTGGATGTATTGGTGGAGGAGGTCAGCCTAAAGATCTCGATGCAGAAAGAGATGAGATAAATCAGAAAAGAATAGATAACCTATATAAAAAAGATACACTTACACCGATAAGAAGCAGTCATGAAAATAGTGAAATAATAGCGTTATACAAAGAGTTTTATGATCATCCATTGAGTGAGCTGGCAGAAAAAATGCTGCATACTCAATATTATGATAGAAGCAAAGAATTAGGAAAAGGAGAGGATAATATGAAAAAATTTAGATGTACAGTATGTGGATATATTCATGAAGGGGAAACTGCACCTGAAAAGTGCCCAGTATGTAAACAAGGGGCAGACAAATTTGTTTTAGTAGAAGAGGAGAAAGCTTCTGGAAGCAAATATGCAGGAACTAAAACTGAGAAAAATCTTATGGAAGCTTTTTCTGGAGAATCACAAGCTAGAAACAAATATAAATATTTCTCACAAGTAGCACAAAGAGAGGGATTCGAGCAAATAGCGGCTATATTTATGGAAACTTCTGAGCAAGAGAGTCAACATGCTAAAATGTGGTATGAAGAATTCCACGGACTTGGAAATACAGCTGAAAACTTAAAAACTGCTGCTGAGGGAGAAAATGGTGAGTGGACAGATATGTATGCTCGTATGGCTAAAGAAGCAAGAGAAGAAGGGTTTGAAGAGTTAGCTGTTAAATTTGAAAATGTAGCTAGAGTAGAAAAAGAGCATGAAGAAAGATATTTAAAACTTCTTGCTAATGTTGAGAAAAACCTTGTATTCAAAAATGAGGGAGAAACTAAATGGATGTGCAGACAGTGCGGACATGTACATTATGGTGCTGAAGCTCCTGAAAGCTGTCCAACTTGTGGATTTGCTAAAGCTTACTTTGAAAGAAAAGCTGAAAACTATTAA
- a CDS encoding putative cation transporter, with protein MEKAEKFLSSIPMTIIGGIFLGISLVCMLIGIELPVNPAWIPIIISGIPILYGAATDLFCKKTISSELLVSIAIIASITIGEIFAAGEIAFIMAIGEILEDITVNRAKKGISQLIKLSPQQGRKVIKENKKIIENIVPIEEICKDDILRVLPGETIPVDGKIIFGNSSVDQSIMTGESLPIDKAIDDEVFCGTLNCDGSIDIIATKVGEDSSLQKLIRMVKEAEENKAPMQRIVDKWAGGLVPAALIIAVIAYFLTSDIIRAVTVLVVFCPCALALATPTSIMAAVGQASKHGVLIKSGEALEKMGKVNCVAFDKTGTLTFGKLKVSNIITISSVTEKELLKLVCSSEKRSEHLLGKAIVEYGKKENIEFLEVEDFKMISGKGIITKIENDEIYCGNSKFLQEQGIFLDESIEKNLENLHKEGKISILIGKNKKYIGIIALSDTIRPTAKEMVKKLKNMGTKVVLLTGDHKQTADYFAKEIGVENVYSELLPTEKVTYIKKLEKDGNKICMIGDGVNDAPALKTADVGIAMASMGTDIAIEASDIALMGDNIEKIPYLKKLSAATIKTIKFNITASMTINLAAIILSVLGLLNPITGALVHNVGSVLVVLNAALLYDRNFV; from the coding sequence TTGGAAAAAGCAGAAAAATTTTTAAGTAGTATTCCTATGACAATCATAGGAGGAATATTTTTAGGAATAAGTCTTGTTTGTATGCTTATTGGGATAGAACTTCCTGTAAATCCAGCATGGATACCAATAATAATATCTGGAATTCCAATCCTATATGGAGCAGCAACAGATCTTTTTTGTAAAAAAACTATATCGTCTGAATTATTGGTTTCTATTGCAATAATAGCTTCTATCACAATAGGTGAAATATTTGCTGCTGGAGAAATAGCATTTATTATGGCTATAGGTGAAATATTGGAAGATATTACTGTAAACAGGGCAAAAAAAGGTATCAGCCAGCTTATTAAATTATCTCCTCAGCAAGGACGTAAAGTAATAAAAGAAAATAAAAAAATAATAGAAAACATTGTTCCAATTGAAGAAATATGTAAAGATGATATTCTAAGAGTACTTCCTGGAGAAACGATTCCAGTAGATGGAAAAATTATTTTTGGAAACTCATCTGTTGATCAATCTATAATGACAGGTGAGTCATTACCTATTGATAAAGCCATTGATGATGAAGTATTCTGTGGTACTTTAAACTGTGATGGCTCTATTGATATTATAGCTACTAAGGTGGGAGAAGATTCTTCACTTCAAAAACTTATAAGAATGGTAAAAGAGGCTGAAGAAAACAAGGCTCCCATGCAGCGAATAGTTGATAAGTGGGCTGGTGGGCTGGTTCCTGCTGCTTTAATAATAGCTGTCATTGCTTATTTCCTTACATCTGATATCATTAGGGCTGTTACTGTTTTAGTTGTATTCTGTCCTTGTGCTCTGGCTCTTGCCACTCCTACTTCTATTATGGCAGCTGTTGGACAGGCTTCTAAACATGGAGTTTTAATAAAATCTGGAGAAGCTTTAGAAAAAATGGGAAAAGTTAACTGTGTTGCCTTTGATAAAACAGGAACTTTAACTTTTGGTAAACTAAAAGTCAGTAATATTATCACTATCTCATCAGTAACTGAAAAAGAATTGTTGAAATTGGTATGCTCTTCTGAAAAAAGATCTGAACATCTCTTAGGAAAAGCTATTGTAGAATATGGAAAGAAAGAAAATATTGAATTTTTAGAGGTTGAAGATTTTAAAATGATATCTGGAAAAGGAATTATAACAAAGATTGAAAATGATGAAATATATTGTGGAAACAGTAAATTTCTTCAAGAACAAGGAATATTCTTAGATGAAAGTATCGAAAAAAATTTAGAAAATCTTCATAAAGAAGGAAAAATCTCTATCTTAATAGGAAAAAATAAAAAATATATAGGGATAATAGCTTTATCAGATACTATTCGTCCAACTGCTAAAGAAATGGTAAAAAAATTAAAAAATATGGGAACAAAAGTGGTTCTGCTCACAGGAGATCATAAACAAACAGCAGATTACTTTGCCAAAGAAATAGGAGTTGAAAATGTTTATTCAGAACTGCTTCCAACAGAGAAAGTTACATATATAAAAAAATTGGAAAAAGATGGAAATAAAATCTGTATGATAGGAGATGGAGTAAATGATGCTCCTGCTTTAAAAACTGCTGATGTAGGAATAGCCATGGCAAGTATGGGTACTGATATTGCAATTGAAGCTTCTGATATTGCTCTTATGGGAGATAATATAGAAAAAATTCCCTATTTGAAAAAATTATCTGCAGCCACTATAAAAACTATAAAGTTCAATATAACAGCTTCTATGACCATAAACCTTGCTGCGATTATTTTGTCAGTTCTTGGTTTACTAAACCCTATAACAGGAGCTCTTGTTCATAATGTTGGTTCTGTACTTGTAGTTTTGAATGCTGCTTTACTTTATGATCGAAATTTTGTATAA